A portion of the Malassezia japonica chromosome 3, complete sequence genome contains these proteins:
- a CDS encoding uncharacterized protein (EggNog:ENOG503P2J2; COG:S; TransMembrane:2 (i135-153o165-186i)) — protein sequence MSKPAVPTPAEKRSLVDEVLGAFRHVPPSKTLDHVGRFLSTWSGTDKSLMTVQYSSKAVVGVLLFLQGVRARLNLSTVGKTPSGVAPLLKLADLIGDARILYRIWGLLPMIQWLITIERTPPPTKLLLQIERIQAWSMVAYCPMEAIAYLGYHKVLNVSTDAQNWLWKHALRLWLLYIVLQFVHLIEDNRLLRLRTKALERSRGHPQPRVVKGSTEPSAPLSEDQQVTRRMWDEIRERKTSTGRCRAA from the exons ATGAGCAAGCCGGCTGTCCCTACGCCTGCCGAGAAGCGGTCGCTGGTCGACGAAGTCCTTGGTGCCTTTCGCCATGTCCCCCCCTCGAAGACGCTGGACCATGTCGGTCGTTTCCTGAGCACCTGGAGCGGTACGGATAAG TCGCTGATGACTGTGCAATACTCGTCCAAGGCGGTGGTCGGTGTCTTGCTCTTTCTTCaaggcgtgcgtgcgcgtctGAACCTGTCGACGGTCGGCAAGACCCCCAGCGgtgtcgcgccgctgctcaagCTTGCGGACCTGatcggcgatgcgcgtaTCCTGTACCGTATTTGGGGCCTGCTCCCCATGATCCAGTGGCTGATCAcgatcgagcgcacgccccCCCCCACGAAGCTCCTGCTGCAGATCGAGCGTATCCAGGCCTGGTCGATGGTCGCGTACTGCCCCATGGAGGCGATTGCGTACCTCGGCTACCACAAGGTGCTCAACGTCTCGACCGACGCGCAGAACTGGCTGTGGAagcatgcgctgcgcctctgGCTCCTGTACATCGTGCTGCAGTTTGTGCACCTCATCGAGGACAACcgtctgctgcgcctgcgtaccaaggcgctcgagcgctcgcgcggccaCCCCCAGCCCCGTGTGGTGAAGGGCAGCACggagccgagcgcgccgctgtcGGAAGACCAGCAAGTGACGCGCCGCATGTGGGACGAgatccgcgagcgcaaga CGTCCACTGGGCGGTGCCGGGCGGCGTGA
- the ENV7 gene encoding non-specific serine/threonine protein kinase (EggNog:ENOG503NXKW; COG:I; COG:K; COG:T; BUSCO:EOG09263OAE) translates to MEDRSLVQHVGRAAETALDLVYALLSALPCGAGAAQVRINGNAYDIVKLLGEGGFSLVYLVRDPATGQQYALKKIRCQYGEASVREALAEVDAMHRFRGPNVIRACDAAVVRDDVRASVLGNIPAGDEESTPGRVVYILLPYFANGNVQDAINAHVIHGTRFDERTILQLFLGACRGVKTMHSYALPDDTVEAAPAKGDTDSLLFDADEAYPPAAPMRVPSEAPADAARVAYAHRDIKPANIMIADDGRTPILMDFGSAIPARVAIQSRKEAIAHQDLAAERSSMPYRAPELFDVKTDVVLDEKVDIWALGCTLYAMAYLHSPFETASTTEQGGSLALAVTNGAYKFPTNDTYSDALRGLIKECLVTDPTRRPSIDALISATEAALRA, encoded by the exons ATGGAAGACCGCTCGCTGGTCCAACACGTGGGCCGTGCTGCAgagacggcgctcgacctggtcTATGCGCTGCTGTCTGCGCTCCCGTGCGGGGcgggtgcggcgcaggtgcgcatCAACGGCAATGCGTACGACATTGtcaagctgctcggcgagggcggcTTTAGTCTCGTGTACCTCGTGCGGGATCCGGCGACCGGGCAGCAGTATGCCTTGAAAAAGATCCGGTGCCAGTACGGCGAGGCAtccgtgcgcgaggcgcttgccgaggtcgaTGCGATGCACCGCTTCCGCGGCCCGAACGTGATccgtgcgtgcgacgcggcggtcgtgcgcgacgacgtgcgtgcgtcggtCCTCGGCAATATTcccgccggcgacgaggagagcACGCCCGGGCGCGTGGTGTATATCCTCCTGCCGTACTTTGCGAATGGCAACGTCCAGGACGCGATCAACGCGCACGTCATCCACGGCACACGTTTCGACGAAAGGACCATCCTGCAGCTGttcctcggcgcgtgccgcggcgtaAAGACGATGCATAGCTACGCGCTCCCTGACGACacggtcgaggcggcgccggccaaggGCGACACGGACTCGCTGCTCTTTgacgcggacgaggcgtacccccctgcggcgccgatgcgcgtcccgagcgaggcgccggccgatgcggcgcgcgtcgcgtacGCGCACCGCGATATCAAGCCTGC CAATATCATGAttgccgacgacggccgcacgccgaTCCTGATGGACTTTGGCAGCGCGATCCCGGCGAGAGTAGCCATCCAGTCGCGCAAAGAGGCGATTGCGCACCaggacctcgccgccgagcgctcgAGCATGCCCTAccgtgcgcccgagctcTTTGACGTAAAGACGGAcgtggtgctcgacgaAAAGGTGGACATCTGGGCGCTGGGATGCACGCTCTACGCAATGGCCTACTTGCACTCGCCCTTCGAGACAGCCTCGACGACCGAGCAAggcggctcgctcgcgcttgcggTGACAAACGGCGCGTACAAGTTTCCTACGAACGACACCTACTCGGACGCGCTGCGGGGGCTGATCAAGGAGTGCCTCGTCACGGACcccacgcggcgcccgtCGATTGACGCGCTGATCAgcgcgaccgaggcggcgctgcgcgcctaG
- the SPP1 gene encoding COMPASS (complex proteins associated with Set1p) component (COG:S; EggNog:ENOG503P16E), with the protein MDERKRKDAPDAPDASKKSAVHGLDAGEEAPVPLRYCICRQEFEDDRVMIACDFCDEWYHAACLGIADEAVELIDQFVCPECEKKMDARTSYKAACKADGCSSAARLPMSRYCSDACGMRTVKARADRVRPPNAEFHTEIVQRGDARRGVVVWTRPALASVDDASLDAWFRAMQKGMAMPSAVPAVPPGTSSGQHALAHATALPSRRDASLERELARLRTLAAQGNTMIDVLAVRTKLLQLAEDRVSTLPLADDDGKRDAGPRCGFDARLAWPDEALWQWATSPAGRAMLQEEIPLDGTLAGDAHGPAVVCGTAKRRCKRHADWSIVRGAEAEVARELQTSYVSALAEREQHVRALLEHTPT; encoded by the exons ATGGACGAGCGCAAACGCAAAgacgcgccggacgcgccggacgcgtcCAAGAAGAGCGCGGTGCATGGCCTCGATGcgggcgaggaggcgccggtgccgctgcGGTACTGCATCTGCCGCCAAGAGTTTG AGGACGACCGCGTGATGATTGCGTGCGACTTTTGCGACGAGTGGTACCACGCCGCGTGCCTCGGCattgccgacgaggccgtcgagctcATCGACCAGTTTGTGTGCCCCGAGTGCGAAAAGA AAATGgacgcacgcacctcgtACAAGGCCGCGTGCAAGGCCGAcgggtgctcgagcgccgcgcgcctgccCATGTCGCGCTACTGCTCGGACGCGTGCGGGATGCGCACAGTCAAGGCGCGTGCGGaccgcgtgcggccgcccAATGCCGAGTTTCACACAGAGAtcgtgcagcgcggtgacgcgcggcgtggcgtCGTCGTGTGGACGCGTcctgcgctcgcctcggtcgacgacgcgtcCCTCGACGCCTGGTTCCGCGCCATGCAAAAGGGGATGgccatgccgagcgccgtccCCGCGGTGCCGCCCGGCACGAGCAGCGggcagcacgcgctggcgcacgcgacggcgctgccctcccgacgcgacgcgtcgctggagcgcgagcttgcgcgcctccgcacgctcgcaGCCCAAGGGAATACCATGATCGACGtgctggccgtgcgcaccaagctcctgcagctcgccgaggaccgcgtGTCGACGCTCCCTctggccgacgacgacggcaaACGCGACGCTGGGCCCCGCTGCGGCTTTGACGCGCGTCTTGCATGgcccgacgaggcgctgtgGCAGtgggcgacgtcgccggcggGCCGCGCGATGCTCCAGGAAGAGATTCCCCTGGACGGCACGctggccggcgacgcgcacggccctGCGGTCGTGTGCGGCACGGCGAAGCGCCGCTGCAAGCGGCATGCCGACTGGTCGATCGTGCgtggcgccgaggccgaagTCGCGCGTGAGCTGCAGACGTCCTATGTATctgcgcttgccgagcgcgagcagcacgtCCGCGCTTTGCTGGAGCATACCCCTACATAG
- a CDS encoding uncharacterized protein (TransMembrane:1 (o26-45i); EggNog:ENOG503Q3ND; COG:S; BUSCO:EOG09265PQX) — protein sequence MSVKPGGNLASEDVLNKKLDLCISNAIVKTGIGFSAGVVLSVLLLKRRSWPVWLGTGFGLGAGYTDCERSFNPVSVPGVRLIPGSAASSVPDSQFGKLQQRVGELFGKAKDEVEDNVNPAVGDIRDTAQKRFAELSEKGRDAVENQVHNLQDAAHDLTAKFQDKTQDLQDAVKDVKQTADDKVRRV from the exons ATGAGCGTCAAGCCGGGCGGCAACCTCGCGAGCGAGGACGTGCTCAACAAGAAGCTCGACCTCTGCATTAGCAATGCCATTGTCAAGACCGGCATTGGTTTCAGCGCCGGTGTCGTGCTGTCGGTGCTCCTCCTGAAGC GTCGCTCGTGGCCTGTCTGGCTCGGTACCGGTTTCGGTCTCGGTGCCGGGTACACTGACTGTGAGCGCTCCTTCAACCCCGTCTCGGTGCCGGGTGTGCGCCTGATCCCCGGCTCGGCTGCGTCGTCGGTGCCCGACTCGCAGTTTGGCAagctccagcagcgcgtcggcgagctctttggcaaggccaaggacgaggTTGAAGACAACGTGAACCCCGCCGTGGGCGATATCCGGGACACGGCGCAGAAGCGCTTCGCGGAGCTCTCCGAGAagggccgcgacgcggtggaGAACCAGGTGCACAACCTGcaggacgccgcgcacgacctCACGGCCAAGTTCCAGGACAAGACCCAGGACCTGCAGGACGCCGTGAAGGACGTCAAGCAGACCGCCGATGAcaaggtgcgccgcgtctaA
- the MGS1 gene encoding DNA-dependent ATPase mgs1 (COG:L; BUSCO:EOG09261W2O; EggNog:ENOG503NVNB) has translation MAAPASYESVACPNCERRVAFGVLNEHLDKCLAGGEARDEKKSDARGEKRTANDADLPPRTDVAPSEGRARPPRDALELSKPFAERMRPRSLGEYIGQAEVVKGALQALLRRGQVPSMVLWGPPGSGKTTLARLVTREATAALTRENPSAAPYRFVEMSATVATVVEMKKVMDEAVHRLQLTGQRSVLFIDEIQRLNRTQQDVFLPALEKGHLTLLAATTENPSFRLQSALLSRMRVVVLSKLSVPDTILVLRQAMGRVQDDGDAIPPWLDDALLEWIAQISDGDARAALNALELALVTGDEKASHEANVAQLKAALKRTALKYDRAGDAHYDTISALHKSIRGSNPDAALYWLARMVAAGDDPLFIARRLIVCASEDCCSPEMLNLALATYRACEVVGLPECGINLSHCVATLAEHPKSTRTYRAWKKALSMVESEFNYPVPLHIRNAPTSLMKNLGYGAEYRYEPSFAHPVHQEFFPPEVRTTRFLSPPPDAAEVEQVMERAAGTGVYACQRQFQIGARAVDFDLLDEWERKHNDGAPWRGRAALEAAAPPAPGHPS, from the exons atggcggcgccggcatcatacgagagcgtcgcgtgTCCGAactgcgagcggcgcgtcgcgtttGGGGTGCTGAACGAGCACCTAGACAAGTGTCTTGCGGGGGGAGAGGCAAGGGACGAAAAAAAAAGCGACGCGCGGGGCGAAAAACGGACGGCAAACGACGCGGatctgccgccgcgcacggacgTTGCCCCCAGCGAGggacgcgcacggccgccccgcgacgcgctcgagctgtcCAAGCCGTTTGCGGAGCGCATGCGGCCGCGGTCGCTGGGCGAGTATATCGggcaggccgaggtcgtaaaaggcgcgctgcaggcgctcctgcgccgcggccaagtGCCGTCGATGGTCCTGTGGGGCCCGCCGGGCTCGGGCAagacgacgctcgcgcgcctcgttacgcgcgaggcgaccgccgcacTCACGCGCGAAAatccgagcgccgcgccgtacCGCTTTGTGGAAATGTCGGCGACCGTCGCGACGGTCGTCGAGATGAAAAAGGTCAtggacgaggccgtgcaCCGCCTCCAGCTCACCGGCcagcgcagcgtgctgTTCATCGACGAGATCCAGCGGCTGAATCGGACGCAGCAGGACGTGTTTCTGCCCGCGCTCGAAAAAGG CCACCtcacgctcctcgcggcCACCACCGAGAACCCCTCGTTCCGGCTGCAGAgcgcgctcctctcgcGCATGCG TGTCGTGGTCCTCTCGAAGCTCTCGGTTCCCGATACGATCCTCGTCTTGCGGCAGGCGATGGGCCGCGTCCAagacgacggcgacgcgatcCCGCCGTggctcgacgatgcgctcctcgaaTGGATCGCACAGATTTccgacggcgacgcacg cgccgcgctcaaTGCCCTCGAACTCGCCTTGGTCACGGGCGACGAAAAAGCGTCGCACGAAGCcaacgtcgcgcagctcaaggcggcgctgaagcgcaccgcgctcAAGTACG ACCGCGCGGGCGATGCACACTATGATACCATTAGCGCGCTGCAC AAAAGCATCCGTGGCTCAAATCCCGACGCGGCACTCTACTGGCTCGCACGCATGGTcgccgcgggcgacgaCCCCCTGTTtatcgcgcggcgcctcaTTGTATGCGCGTCCGAAGACTGCTGCTCGCCCGAGATGCTGAACCTCGCACTGGCCACCTACCGGGCGTGCGAGGTGGTGGGCCTCCCCGAGTGCGGCATCAACCTCTCGCActgcgtcgcgacgctcgccgagcaccccAAGTCCACGCGCACCTACCGCGCGTGGAAAAAGGCACTGAGCATGGTCGAATCCGAGTTTAATTATCCGGTGCCGCTGCACATCCGCAACGCGCCGACCTCGCTTATGAAAAATCTCGGCTACGGCGCCGAGTACCGCTACGAGCCCTCATTTGCACACCCCGTCCACCAAGAGTTCTTTCCCCCAgaggtgcgcacgacgcgcttccTCTCCCCGCCCcccgacgcggccgaggtgGAGCAGGTgatggagcgcgcggctgGCACCGGCGTGTATGCGTGCCAGCGGCAATTTCagatcggcgcgcgcgccgtcgattTCGACCTCCTGGACGAGTGGGAGCGCAAGCAcaacgacggcgcgccgtggcgcggccgcgcggcgctggaggccgccgcgccccccGCCCCGGGCCACCCTTCATAG
- the pli1 gene encoding E3 SUMO-protein ligase pli1 (COG:K; EggNog:ENOG503NYWT): MMPYMENIDVNDVVDFIKSLKVAELKDHIRLINEQLPYAPSVRLSGNKSDLAARLLEVVEANSHTHKRLQEFAMLIGPLGLQAYMRGLANVRQASQLGHMYGRVPEARPSPVVPKIGSAAPSAESSPAPAVPRSHTGALHQLRFRPSPFYEVLEFVSSIVQIPEAPPPSGRRQVNVNFTLSQKLRELLQDTPKRFQLRLFCTTFEHYMASISTRHAAPVEFPYTCEARVNDKPLGVSLKGSKKHPGRVSPPDVNRNNSLYLQPAHLNRIEVAYANAPNRHAIVVALCRVTSADQLTAQLKQRQYRSKEEVLAKMQRQAMDEDIVTGASTLKLTCPLTYMRLATPCRADTCEHIQCFDAQSFYSMNEQSPQWLCPVCNQSILSDQLRMDGYVEDILQRVPTEVDTVMVESDGTWHTTDGKYTDASPILHTLPPAPSPEEDAALDPESLAEFLMDEDDLDAPDASQPSHDPVLGSDPMTPPPLAAEQPTDVIDLTLDSDDE; encoded by the exons atGATGCCGTATATGGAAAATATCGACGTAAATGATGTGGTGGACTTTATCAAGTCGCTGAAAGTTGCCGAGCTGAAGGACCATATTCGGCTCATCAACGAGCAGCTGCCCTACGCGCCGAGTGTGCGCCTGTCGGGCAACAAGTCGGatctcgctgcgcgcctgctggagGTGGTCGAAGCGAATAGTCATACCCACAAACGGCTGCAGGAGTTTGCGATGCTCATCGGCCCGCTGGGCCTGCAGGCCTACATGCGGGGCCTCGCGAATGTGCGCCAGGCGAGCCA ACTCGGCCACATGTACGGCCGGgtgcccgaggcgcggccgtcgcctgTTGTGCCGAAAATCGGctctgcggcgccgagcgccgagtcgtcgcctgcgcccgctgTGCCACGATCTCATACCGGGGCGCTGCACCAGCTGCGCTTCCGCCCGTCGCCCTTTTACGAGGTGCTGGAGTTTGTCTCGAGCATTGTGCAGATTCCCGAAGCGCCTCCTCCCTCTGGGCGGCGCCAGGTGAATGTCAACTTTACCCTGTCGCAaaagctgcgcgagctttTGCAGGATACCCCCAAACGAttccagctgcgcctcttttGCACGACGTTTGAGCACTACATGGCCTCGATCAGCACGCGCCatgcggcgccggtcgagtTTCCCTACACatgcgaggcgcgcgtgaACGACAAGCCGCTGGGCGTGAGCCTCAAAGGCAGCAAAAAGCACCCCgggcgcgtgtcgcccCCCGACGTGAACCGCAACAACTCGCTCTATCTGCAGCCCGCACACCTGAACCGGATCGAAGTGGCGTATGCCAACGCCCCGAAC CGCCATGCCATTGTCGTTGCGCTGTGCCGCGTGACGAGCGCCGACCAGCTCACTGCACAGCTCAAGCAGCGGCAGTACCGCAGCAAGGAAGAGGTGCTTGCCAAGAtgcagcgccaggcgaTGGACGAGGACATTGTGacgggcgcctcgacgctcAAACTCACCTGCCCGTTGACCTACATGCGCTTGGCGACGCCGTGCCGTGCCGATACCTGCGAGCACATCCAGTGCTTTGACGCGCAGAGCTTCTACTCGATGAACGAGCAGTCGCCGCAGTGGCTGTGCCCCGTGTGCAACCAGAGCATCCTCTCGGACCAGCTCCGCATGGACGGCTACGTGGAGGACAttctgcagcgcgtcccGACCGAGGTCGACACGGTGATGGTCGAGTCGGACGGGACGTGGCACACCACCGACGGCAAGTACACCGACGCCTCGCCCATTCTCCACACATTGCctccggcgccgagcccaGAGGAGGACGCAGCGCTGGACCCAGAGAGCCTCGCCGAGTTCCTGATGGACGAagacgacctcgacgcgccagATGCGTCGCAGCCATCACACGACCCGGTACTGGGCAGCGACCCAATGACTCCcccgccgctcgctgctGAGCAGCCGACGGACGTGATTGACCTCACCCTCGATAGCGACGACGAATAG
- a CDS encoding uncharacterized protein (COG:P; EggNog:ENOG503Q6MK) — protein sequence MATSASVYNYQRTVRQILKRHRKDPASFIVHIHPQFMRFEKQDGCFLFESRTKDFLHYIRDQTLPVDLVDVFEQAGVPFFEGCLMVEVHDHRKPTASAAENSARNEYGRMDRNNTELMYLRDGGRYGRRTTGALGRPGAPEDTYPGPDGVEIYRVVLQPTVEGVWNDLKAMDAKLGGIWSDEDALRVEAAIVNLTAPPLCLTPDPHAMHIANLMLSSTMPPAYYPHTPSFQRYRREKGTGHKLNSVELELERSQDARREQIMSMMKDGWATTPAPANTTDLGSTDGSFVPTFSRLDFLRNWRKARAGDGAPDANAQPNGKVPEMAKATPPKKKKTAKGKAEEKKDESAASPDAASPPQKGRAKAKRRKTEEVASPLEKPAPAPKQKSVLYPGGQPFPGKANAQFPAYNMQADKPMVLPGQGVAMNHNVLPNGAMMPGFGTPTLGMQGLPSAFNSPQQGMQPVEQEGTSWMYS from the coding sequence ATGGCGACGTCCGCGTCGGTGTACAACTACCAGCGGACGGTGCGCCAGATCCTGAAGCGCCACCGCAAGGACCCCGCAAGCTTCATTGTACATATCCATCCGCAGTTTATGCGCTTTGAAAAGCAGGATGGGTGCTTCCTTTTTGAGTCGCGCACCAAAGACTTTCTCCACTATATCCGGGACCAGACGCTGCCGGTCGACCTCGTGGACGTGTTTGAGCAGGCGGGCGTCCCGTTCTTTGAGGGGTGCCTCATGGTCGAGGTCCACGACCACCGCAAACCGACCGCAAGCGCGGCAGAAAACAGCGCACGCAACGAGTACGGCCGCATGGACCGGAACAATACCGAGCTGATGTACCTCCGCGACGGCGGGCGCTACGGGCGCCGGACGACGGGCGCACTCGGACGCCCGGGCGCGCCTGAAGATACGTATCCGGGGCCGGACGGCGTCGAGATCTACCGCGTCGTCCTCCAGCCGACCGTCGAGGGGGTGTGGAACGATTTGAAGGCCATGGACGCCAAGCTGGGGGGGATCtggagcgacgaggacgcactgcgcgtcgaggccgcgaTCGTAAACCtgacggcgccgccgctgtgCCTCACCCCGGATCCCCACGCGATGCACATCGCAAACTTGATGCTGAGCAGCACGATGCCCCCGGCCTACTATCCCCACACACCGAGCTTCCAGCGGTACCGCCGCGAAAAAGGGACCGGCCACAAGCTCAACtcggtcgagctcgagctcgagcggtCGCaggacgcacgccgcgagcaGATCATGTCGATGATGAAGGACGgctgggcgacgacgccggcgccggcgaaTACGACCGACCTGGGGTCGACCGACGGATCGTTCGTGCCCACCTTTTCGCGCCTGGACTTTTTGCGCAACtggcgcaaggcgcgcgcgggcgacggcgcgccggacgccaATGCACAGCCCAACGGCAAAGTCCCAGAGATGGccaaggcgacgccgcccaagAAGAAAAAGACGGCCAAGGGCAAAGCagaggagaagaaggacgagtcggcggcctcgcccGACGCCGCATCGCCCCCGCAAAAGGGGCGCGCAAAGGCGAAACGGCGCAAGACCGAAGAGGTCGCGTCGCCCCTCGAAaagccggcgccggcgccgaaaCAAAAGTCGGTCCTCTATCCCGGCGGCCAGCCGTTTCCGGGCAAGGCCAACGCGCAGTTCCCCGCATACAACATGCAGGCCGACAAGCCGATGGTACTGCCGGGCCAGGGCGTCGCGATGAACCACAATGTCCTGCCGAACGGCGCCATGATGCCGGGCTTTggcacgccgacgctcggcatgcAAGGCCTCCCGTCCGCCTTCAACTCACCGCAGCAGGGCATGCAGCCGGTGGAGCAGGAAGGCACTTCGTGGATGTATTCGTAG
- a CDS encoding uncharacterized protein (EggNog:ENOG503P4IA; TransMembrane:2 (i132-151o238-258i); COG:S), which yields MAPEPITTENLALLEQRMPGKMEDSGEATPPVSPRSVRSAASLSQRASASMQSMVIGSMVAVHGEPPRLPTEKRKPALSLTTTSVNFRGFVQKSGPMFYFQDNVESTLMWDDWPWTLMWMGIWAVLSLNPRLLLCVPPAVLVVIMCNTYFIRFPLTEIETDASPGDALRASLQGTTVLNEEPRRPPIEPSPVHEGELRYYLNMRDIQNMMRLIIDGYDDIAPIVKYLNWSDVSRTLRLLQGALLATVAMYFVGPLIPLRLTLFLVGELALVANHPWVKPTVAGLKKHLGSSKNAQKRVLRHRRFTQRLTDLLDEDRLPEEVWSRGWRDMELYENQRFRPGLTKGSQEKRWSGTALRLSERRPWTKGSDGWTPPGEDDGHELGKYKLSFALEPGWEWIDGDDWRIDWGGSWSSVGVDESGFVYTDDSWQSPAPYAYVTDPNAPRTPATMVDEADESDEEVDALDIDIVPPKHKAVTRRRRWLRRAVKVTEEK from the exons ATGGCGCCGGAGCCGATCACGACGGAGAATTTGGCGCTCTtggagcagcgcatgccCGGCAAGATGGAAGACAGTGGCGAGGCAACGCCACCGGTTTCCCCTCGGTCGGTGCGCAGTGCTGCTTCGCTGTCGCAGCGCGCAAGTGCTTCGATGCAGTCCATGGTCATTGGGTCGATGGTCGccgtgcacggcgagccgccgcggctgccgACCGAGAAGCGGAAGCCTGCCTTGTCGCTTACCACAACCTCTGTCAACTTCCGTGGCTTTGTGCAAAAGAGCGGCCCGATGTTCTACTTCCAGGACAATGTCGAGTCGACGCTGATGTGGGACGACTGGCCCTGGACGTTGATGTGGATGGGAATCTGGGCGGTGTTGT CACTGAATCCTCGCCTGCTGCTCTGTGTGCCGCCTGCGGTGCTCGTGGTGATCATGTGCAACACATACTTTATCCGTTTCCCCCTCACCGAGATCGAGACGGATGCGTCgcccggcgacgcgctgcgtgcctcgcTGCAAGGCACGACTGTCCTCAACGAggagccgcggcgcccgccgatCGAGCCGAGCCCGGTGCATgagggcgagctgcgctaCTACCTCAACATGCGCGACATACAGAACATGATGCGGCTTATCATTGACGGTTACGACGACATTGCGCCGATCGTCAAGTACCTCAACTGGTCGGACGTTTCGCGGACGTTGCGCCTGTTGCAaggcgcgctcctcgcgacGGTCGCCATGTACTTTGTGGGCCCGCTGATTCCCCTCCGTCTCACCCTtttcctcgtcggcgagctggcgctggTGGCGAATCACCCGTGGGTGAAGCCGACGGTCGCTGGCCTAAAGAAGCACCTGGGCAGCAGCAAAAATGCGCAgaagcgcgtgctgcgccaccgccgctTTACGCAGCGCCTTACCGACctgctggacgaggaccGTTTGCCGGAAGAGGTCTGGTCGCGGGGCTGGCGCGACATGGAGCTGTACGAAAACCAGCGCTTCCGCCCTGGCCTCACCAAGGGCTCGCAAGAGAAGCGGTGGTCCGGCACCGCGCTCCGCCtcagcgagcgccgcccgtGGACAAAAGGCAGCGACGGCTggacgccgccgggcgaggacgacgggcacgagctcggcaagtaCAAGCTCTcctttgcgctcgagccgggcTGGGAGTGgatcgacggcgacgactGGCGCATCGACTGGGGCGGCTCGTGGAGCTCGGTGGGTGTGGACGAGTCGGGCTTTGTCTATACCGACGACTCGTGGCAGAGCCctgcgccgtacgcgtACGTCACGGACCCCAACGCCCCCCGCACGCCTGCGACGatggtcgacgaggcggacgagagcgacgaggaggtcgatgcgctcgacattGACATTGTTCCCCCGAAGCACAAGGCCgtcacgcgccgccgccgttgGCTCCGGCGCGCGGTCAAGGTCACGGAAGAGAAATAG